The candidate division KSB1 bacterium genome includes a region encoding these proteins:
- a CDS encoding 50S ribosome-binding GTPase has product MPANLTPQYLAAEERYKQAKDDREKLKALKEMMAYIPKHKGTEKMQAEIKRKIARLKDEMEGGKSKGGHRFSYSVEREGAAQVVVVGPPNVGKSLLISQLTGTQLEVADYPYTTRMFQPAMMPYQDIQVQLVDLPPLSKEFTENWISSMIRVADMMLLVIDVSRDDAIEQLDTTLEILERFKIKPLNITGDNDGNFSHYAILKTLLIANKIDLPQALVNFQILSELYGNQFELIPVSALSQHNLPQLKEIMVARLEIIRVYSKRPGHEPEMDRPFTFRKGSTLLDFARAVHKDFAEKLKFARVWGSSVFEGQRINRDYILQDKDIIELHI; this is encoded by the coding sequence ATGCCTGCCAATCTGACGCCCCAATATTTAGCAGCTGAAGAGCGGTATAAACAGGCAAAGGATGACCGCGAGAAGCTGAAGGCCTTAAAAGAGATGATGGCCTACATCCCGAAGCATAAAGGCACTGAGAAAATGCAGGCAGAAATCAAGCGAAAAATTGCCCGCTTGAAGGATGAGATGGAAGGCGGAAAATCGAAAGGTGGGCATCGTTTTAGCTATAGTGTCGAGCGGGAGGGCGCAGCCCAGGTGGTGGTCGTCGGGCCGCCCAATGTCGGAAAATCATTGTTGATCTCTCAATTGACTGGCACTCAATTAGAAGTCGCCGATTACCCATACACCACTCGGATGTTCCAGCCTGCCATGATGCCTTATCAAGATATCCAAGTTCAATTGGTCGATTTACCACCCCTTTCTAAAGAATTCACCGAAAATTGGATTTCTTCCATGATTCGGGTTGCCGACATGATGCTACTGGTGATCGATGTCAGCCGGGACGATGCCATCGAGCAATTGGACACCACGCTTGAAATTTTGGAGCGGTTCAAAATTAAGCCGCTGAACATTACCGGAGATAACGATGGAAATTTTTCGCACTATGCAATTTTGAAAACACTTTTGATCGCTAATAAAATTGACCTGCCTCAGGCCCTGGTCAATTTCCAAATTCTAAGCGAATTGTATGGAAACCAGTTCGAACTCATCCCAGTATCAGCGCTTTCGCAACACAATCTCCCGCAGCTTAAAGAGATAATGGTCGCGAGATTGGAGATCATTCGAGTCTATTCTAAGCGCCCGGGCCATGAGCCAGAAATGGATCGTCCTTTTACTTTTCGCAAAGGCAGTACATTGCTCGACTTTGCCCGGGCGGTCCATAAAGATTTTGCAGAGAAACTTAAATTTGCTCGCGTTTGGGGCAGCTCGGTGTTCGAGGGGCA
- the galU gene encoding UTP--glucose-1-phosphate uridylyltransferase GalU has translation MVRKAVIPAAGLGTRFLPATKAQPKEMLPIIDTPTIQYVVQEAVDSGIDDILIISGKGKRAIEDHFDRNFELEARLGNNNDRTLYNEIRHIADMANIHFIRQKELNGLGDAIYQARLHTGNEPFAVLLGDTIVDSVIPVTQQLIDVYNQFRATIIAVEPVPSEKVSRYGIIGGKMLSDSIWEVTELVEKPDPERSPSNLAIAGRYILTPEIYKAIEQTPPGKNNEIQLTDAMRLMLRRENIYANIIEGKRYDIGNKLDYLKTTVEFALKRKEFAAEFRKFLLEIVNCMADEDDAL, from the coding sequence ATGGTGAGAAAAGCAGTGATACCCGCCGCCGGTTTGGGAACCCGATTTTTGCCGGCAACAAAAGCTCAGCCCAAGGAGATGCTACCGATCATCGATACGCCGACCATCCAATATGTTGTCCAGGAAGCAGTGGATTCTGGGATTGATGATATTTTGATCATTTCGGGCAAAGGCAAGCGAGCGATCGAGGACCATTTTGATCGAAATTTTGAGTTGGAAGCCCGGCTGGGCAACAATAATGATCGAACTTTGTATAATGAAATCCGTCATATCGCTGACATGGCCAACATCCATTTTATACGGCAGAAGGAACTGAATGGCCTGGGCGATGCCATCTATCAAGCTCGGCTGCATACTGGGAACGAGCCGTTCGCCGTCCTGTTAGGTGATACGATTGTCGATTCAGTCATCCCTGTTACACAGCAACTCATCGATGTTTACAATCAATTTCGCGCCACTATCATCGCCGTCGAACCTGTACCGAGCGAAAAAGTCTCCCGTTATGGGATCATCGGTGGAAAAATGCTCAGCGATAGCATTTGGGAGGTAACTGAATTAGTGGAAAAGCCAGACCCAGAGCGAAGTCCTTCCAATTTGGCGATCGCAGGACGGTATATATTGACTCCGGAGATTTACAAGGCGATCGAGCAAACGCCGCCGGGAAAGAATAACGAGATTCAATTGACCGATGCAATGCGGCTCATGTTGCGCCGGGAGAACATCTACGCCAATATCATCGAAGGCAAACGGTACGACATCGGAAACAAGCTGGACTATTTGAAGACCACGGTAGAATTCGCTTTGAAGCGCAAGGAATTCGCTGCAGAGTTCAGGAAGTTTCTTTTGGAAATCGTGAACTGCATGGCAGACGAAGATGATGCCCTCTGA
- a CDS encoding GHMP kinase, which produces MIIEARAYARAGLLGNPSDGYFGKTISIIVKNFGAHVSLYETPELRIESQLEDRNVYRNIYDMVESVNLVGYYGGDRLIKAAIKKFYEYCESHSIKLSNQNFTIRYHSSIPRQVGLAGSSAIITATMRALMKFYRVKIPQEILPNIVLSAEVDELGINAGLQDRVIQAYEGCVYMNFDRAIMEAKGHGEYERIDPRLLPPLYIAYKTELGKVSGKVLSDIKTRWERGDPHVIATLKRIADIAEEGREAILKRDLKRLNELINENFDRRREIMNISESNLQLVKTARDCGASAKFAGSGGSIVGIYQDDDMLTRLVVELKKIKARVIKPYIL; this is translated from the coding sequence ATGATTATCGAAGCGCGAGCTTATGCGCGGGCTGGTCTATTGGGCAATCCCTCGGATGGTTATTTTGGCAAAACGATTTCGATTATCGTGAAAAATTTTGGGGCTCATGTATCTTTATATGAGACACCCGAGTTGCGGATCGAATCGCAACTTGAGGATCGAAATGTCTATCGGAATATTTATGACATGGTGGAGTCGGTCAACTTGGTGGGCTATTATGGTGGAGATCGATTGATCAAAGCAGCGATCAAGAAATTTTATGAGTACTGTGAGTCCCATAGCATCAAGTTGAGCAACCAGAATTTCACGATCCGTTATCATTCTTCGATCCCCAGGCAGGTGGGATTGGCTGGATCCAGCGCAATCATCACCGCAACAATGCGCGCGTTGATGAAGTTCTATCGGGTGAAAATTCCTCAGGAGATTTTGCCCAATATTGTGCTTTCAGCAGAAGTGGACGAATTAGGGATCAACGCTGGTTTGCAGGATCGAGTTATTCAAGCGTATGAAGGGTGCGTTTACATGAATTTTGATCGTGCCATAATGGAGGCCAAGGGGCACGGTGAGTATGAGCGGATCGATCCGAGGCTTCTTCCGCCACTTTACATTGCATACAAGACCGAGTTAGGTAAGGTTTCGGGCAAAGTCCTGAGCGATATTAAGACCCGCTGGGAGCGCGGCGATCCCCATGTGATCGCTACACTAAAACGAATTGCTGACATAGCCGAAGAGGGAAGGGAAGCGATTCTAAAGCGCGATCTCAAGCGACTCAACGAGCTGATCAATGAGAATTTCGACCGTCGACGGGAGATCATGAATATCAGCGAGAGCAACCTTCAATTGGTGAAGACGGCTCGCGATTGCGGAGCTTCAGCGAAATTTGCTGGTTCTGGGGGGTCTATTGTTGGCATCTATCAAGATGATGACATGTTAACTCGATTGGTGGTCGAATTGAAAAAAATCAAAGCAAGAGTGATAAAACCTTACATTTTGTGA
- a CDS encoding tagaturonate epimerase family protein → MKLGKYSFGVGDRFGHQARAQLEAFILAKNHGVTITPVWNKSFREHQLIGSKPDDVRKAADRAVRALGWKDSYFVDADHIGMKNIDFFLDSSDFFTIDVADFIGQPVDAKKQALFVEQHRRYLGSIEIPGIAEPLIITRERIESIASKYLAAIEAAGKIYAYIFSKKDGDNWVVEVSMDETSSPQTPVELLFILAGLANREIPVATIAPKFSGRFNKGIDYIGDLDRFAIEFAQHLAVIRFAIDEFSLPRDLKLSVHSGSDKFSIYPLIRNALVQFDAGVHLKTAGTTWLEELIGLAEAGGEGLALAKGIYRSAWERFEELCAPYAAVVDIDRGKLPQPFEVDRWDEERFATTLRHHVDHPNYNPHFRQLLHVAYKIAAELGDRYLEALDRYEAEITRNVTTNIFERHIKPIFLAQD, encoded by the coding sequence ATGAAGTTAGGCAAATACTCATTTGGCGTAGGCGACCGCTTTGGTCATCAAGCCAGGGCTCAGTTAGAGGCCTTTATTTTGGCGAAGAATCATGGCGTGACCATTACACCAGTCTGGAATAAGTCATTCCGCGAACATCAGCTTATTGGCAGCAAGCCAGATGACGTTCGAAAAGCTGCCGATCGAGCAGTGCGGGCTCTTGGTTGGAAGGACAGCTATTTTGTTGATGCTGATCATATCGGGATGAAAAACATCGACTTCTTTTTGGACTCATCTGACTTTTTCACCATTGATGTTGCGGATTTTATTGGCCAGCCAGTCGATGCCAAAAAGCAGGCGTTGTTCGTAGAGCAGCATCGACGATATCTGGGCTCGATTGAAATCCCGGGGATCGCAGAGCCGTTAATCATCACACGAGAGCGAATTGAGAGCATAGCGAGCAAATATCTCGCTGCCATTGAAGCCGCTGGAAAAATTTACGCCTATATCTTCAGCAAAAAAGACGGTGATAACTGGGTGGTCGAAGTGTCGATGGATGAGACCAGCTCACCTCAGACGCCTGTCGAATTGTTATTTATCCTTGCCGGCTTGGCTAATCGGGAAATTCCAGTTGCAACCATTGCCCCGAAATTCAGCGGGAGGTTTAATAAAGGGATCGATTATATTGGCGACTTAGATCGATTTGCCATCGAATTTGCCCAACATCTGGCAGTCATTCGATTTGCTATCGACGAATTTTCTCTACCACGAGATCTCAAATTGAGTGTCCATTCGGGGAGCGATAAGTTTTCGATCTATCCGCTCATTCGAAATGCGTTGGTACAATTCGACGCAGGCGTGCATCTCAAGACAGCCGGCACGACCTGGCTGGAGGAGTTGATCGGTCTTGCCGAAGCTGGTGGCGAAGGGTTGGCACTGGCGAAAGGGATCTATCGCTCCGCCTGGGAGCGATTCGAGGAATTATGCGCGCCATACGCGGCTGTGGTTGATATTGATCGTGGCAAGTTGCCACAGCCCTTTGAGGTCGATCGCTGGGATGAAGAGCGGTTCGCCACTACTTTGCGTCATCACGTCGATCATCCCAACTATAATCCCCATTTTCGGCAATTGCTTCATGTTGCCTATAAAATCGCCGCCGAGCTTGGGG
- a CDS encoding LacI family transcriptional regulator, whose translation MNITIEDVARVANVSKATVSAVLNNKSTVAPATRDKVLEVIKRLNYRPSEVARSLSIRKTRCIGLVIKEIDNPYFARVMKGVFDCCCENGYTVLLGSSELSPAQELQSIETLVSQRVDGLIVSPLQDQEMDFLHLAELLRKKIPLVTLGAIGNYSTNVVDIDNVRAAQMAVSYLIQLGHRDIAYFAGPSYSSHSRDRLAGYHQAFIEHNLPIPKDRTQPAGSSIASSYQAAMNFFSNTKSIPSAVFCYNDLVAIGLINALQQLGIAVPDQVSVLGFDDIDISAFLSIPLTTVHVPAYEIGYKAAEMLIQQMQQPERFLNEKLILEVKLIERKSCTRHES comes from the coding sequence ATGAACATTACGATTGAAGATGTCGCTCGAGTGGCCAACGTGTCAAAAGCGACGGTCTCAGCCGTATTAAATAACAAATCCACAGTGGCGCCAGCCACGCGCGACAAGGTTTTAGAGGTGATCAAGCGGCTCAATTATCGTCCCAGCGAAGTCGCTCGATCGCTATCCATTCGAAAAACCCGATGTATTGGCCTGGTGATAAAGGAGATCGATAACCCTTATTTTGCCAGGGTGATGAAAGGGGTGTTCGATTGTTGCTGCGAGAACGGCTACACCGTGCTATTGGGTAGTTCAGAATTATCCCCCGCACAAGAATTGCAGAGCATCGAAACGCTGGTGAGCCAGCGCGTGGATGGGTTAATTGTTTCGCCATTGCAGGACCAGGAGATGGATTTTTTGCATCTTGCCGAGCTATTGCGGAAAAAGATCCCGTTGGTAACGCTGGGAGCGATTGGCAATTATAGCACCAATGTTGTGGATATTGATAACGTTCGCGCCGCACAGATGGCCGTGAGTTATTTGATCCAATTGGGGCATCGTGACATCGCTTATTTTGCAGGCCCATCTTATTCCTCCCATAGTCGGGATCGTTTGGCAGGTTATCATCAGGCATTCATCGAACACAATTTGCCCATCCCAAAGGATCGGACGCAGCCGGCTGGATCTTCCATCGCCAGTAGCTACCAAGCTGCTATGAACTTTTTTTCGAATACAAAATCGATTCCCAGTGCTGTATTCTGCTACAATGATCTTGTCGCTATTGGGCTGATCAATGCGCTGCAACAGCTCGGCATCGCTGTACCCGATCAGGTCTCAGTATTGGGTTTCGATGACATTGATATCAGTGCCTTTCTTTCTATCCCGTTAACTACGGTTCACGTGCCAGCTTATGAGATTGGTTACAAGGCAGCAGAAATGTTAATACAACAGATGCAACAACCTGAACGATTTCTAAATGAGAAATTGATTTTGGAAGTGAAGCTCATTGAACGAAAATCCTGTACAAGACATGAATCATAA
- the uxaC gene encoding glucuronate isomerase → MASKLILDDDRFFDPNPVVRKIARQLYEGVKNLPIVSPHGHVDPKLFAENKPFPDPTALILIPDHYIFRMLYSQGIPLESLGIPTVDGSPVETDHRKIWQIFGDHYYLFAGTPTGVWLNHEFATVFGIKEKLNGETAMRIYDQISEKLQQPEFLPQAMFDRFNIEVLTTTDGAADSLEYHQQIRNSGWKGNIIPCFRPDAVVNITYPNWKQQIEALERASGVEITNFQRFIHALEMRRQFFKSMGAVSTDQGVVSPYTHELSPAEVESIFQRALKGKANETDAAQFTAHMLMEMARMSVEDGLVMQIHPGSFRNHNQFIFQKFGPDKGCDIPIQTEYTRNLHELLNKYGNDPRFTLIVFTLDESTYSRELAPLAGHYPAMKLGPAWWFHDSIEGMTRYRQMVTETAGIYNTAGFNDDTRAFPSIPARHDLSRRIDSNFLAGLVARHIIDFEDARKMSRSMAYDLVKTAYKL, encoded by the coding sequence ATGGCCTCAAAATTAATCCTCGATGATGATCGTTTTTTTGACCCAAATCCAGTTGTTCGGAAAATCGCGCGCCAACTTTATGAGGGAGTAAAAAATCTTCCGATTGTCAGCCCGCATGGACATGTGGACCCGAAATTGTTTGCTGAGAACAAACCATTTCCCGATCCAACTGCACTGATCTTGATCCCAGATCATTATATCTTTCGAATGCTCTATTCCCAGGGGATTCCATTGGAGTCTCTGGGCATTCCAACGGTGGATGGTTCGCCAGTAGAGACCGATCATCGGAAGATCTGGCAGATATTTGGGGATCACTATTATTTATTTGCTGGCACTCCGACCGGCGTTTGGTTGAATCATGAGTTTGCCACGGTTTTTGGTATTAAGGAAAAGCTAAATGGCGAGACCGCAATGCGGATTTACGATCAAATTTCGGAGAAATTACAACAGCCAGAATTTTTGCCGCAGGCGATGTTCGATCGATTTAATATCGAGGTTTTGACAACCACCGATGGTGCTGCCGATTCGCTAGAATATCATCAGCAGATCAGAAATTCAGGTTGGAAGGGGAACATCATCCCGTGTTTCCGCCCGGATGCGGTGGTCAATATCACGTATCCAAACTGGAAGCAGCAGATCGAAGCGCTCGAACGTGCCAGCGGTGTGGAGATCACCAACTTTCAACGTTTTATTCACGCGCTTGAAATGCGTCGCCAATTTTTCAAATCTATGGGTGCGGTTTCCACGGATCAGGGGGTGGTTAGCCCATACACCCATGAATTATCCCCTGCCGAAGTAGAGTCGATCTTTCAGCGCGCGCTAAAAGGCAAGGCCAATGAGACGGATGCTGCTCAATTCACAGCTCATATGTTGATGGAAATGGCTCGCATGAGCGTCGAGGATGGGCTGGTGATGCAAATTCATCCCGGATCCTTCCGCAACCATAATCAATTCATCTTCCAAAAATTCGGCCCAGATAAGGGATGCGATATCCCGATTCAGACCGAATACACTCGCAATCTTCATGAGCTATTAAATAAATACGGCAATGACCCACGTTTCACGCTGATCGTTTTTACTTTGGATGAAAGCACTTATTCGCGCGAGCTGGCGCCGCTGGCTGGGCATTATCCGGCCATGAAATTGGGACCTGCCTGGTGGTTTCACGATAGCATTGAGGGAATGACGCGCTATCGTCAAATGGTGACTGAAACGGCTGGCATATATAATACGGCCGGCTTCAATGATGATACCCGGGCCTTTCCATCCATTCCAGCACGGCACGATCTGTCCCGGCGCATCGATTCCAATTTCCTGGCTGGGTTGGTGGCTCGTCATATCATTGATTTCGAAGATGCCAGAAAAATGAGCCGATCCATGGCTTACGATTTGGTGAAGACGGCTTATAAGCTCTAA